A stretch of the Streptomyces venezuelae genome encodes the following:
- a CDS encoding DUF5703 family protein, which produces MPEYEFVDVYVPRGVSRKDATRLLTDHAEYGHWELDRLTLLRDGSRRVRLRRRIIRQVRATW; this is translated from the coding sequence ATGCCGGAATACGAATTTGTCGACGTGTACGTGCCGCGAGGTGTCTCCCGCAAGGATGCGACGCGGCTACTGACCGACCACGCAGAGTACGGACACTGGGAATTGGACCGGCTGACGCTGCTCCGGGACGGCAGCCGCAGAGTGCGGTTGCGGCGCCGGATCATCCGTCAGGTCCGCGCCACGTGGTGA